TTATTTAAGTTTTTATTTTTTAAATATAATTTACTTTTAGCAAAAAAGCATATAATCTATTAATAAATTCAATCGATAGAGTGAGCTCAGAAATAATTGAAATACATTATTATTTAGTTTCTACTTAGCAAGCCAATTGTTTTACTTGTTTAATTTTTCCTAGAGTTACTTAAAGTGTAAATAATTCAGTTGGATGCTCTGGATCAGTATCATAAATTTTAAAATCTTCATTAACACCTAAGTCTTTTGTTTTTAAAATAGATTCCATGGTTAAACGTGCATTAAACTTTGTATTATTTTTTTTGCTTAGATGTCCCAGATAGATTTGTTTTGTCTTATCACCAATCACATCAGCCATTACAAGTGCACCTTCTTCATTAGATAGGTGCCCTTTATCACTTAAAATACGTTGCTTTAAATGCCATGGATAAGGACCAGCTCGCAACATTTCAACTTCATGATTTGTTTCCATCAAATAAGCATCTGCATTACGGATCAACCCACGTATATGATCACTACAATAACCTGTATCTGTCAACATAACAAATGAGTGATTTTCCTTATGAAAACAATAAAATTGCGGTGCAATTGCATCGTGAGAAACCCCAAAACTTTCAATATCCATATCTCCAAAGGTCATTACTTTTCCCATTTCAAACAGTTGTTTCTGCTCAGTAGGTATTATCCCTATAAGTGGATTCATTGCTTCCCAGGTTTTTTCATTCGCATAAATATCCAGTTGGTATTTTCTAGCCATAACACCTAAGCCATGAATATGATCACGATGTTCATGTGTTACAAAAATAGCATCTAATTCTTCTGGTTTACGACCAATTTCTGCGAGTAAATTGGTAATTTTTTTTCCACTTAAACCAACATCAACAAGTATTTTTTTCTTTTTTGTTTCAATAAAAAGGGAATTTCCTGTACTTCCACTTGCTAGAATGCTTATATGAAATGCATTTTCTGACGTCATTATCAGTTTTTTCCTTTCCTAACTAAAATAATGATTAATCATTACCTGGTTTTAATGATTTTCAACTTTTGGAATACTATTATTTGTTATAATCGTATTACTGATAGCATTGATATGTTCAACTTGTAAGTTCCCATCACTGGTTTTTATACCCACAAACCAAACAGGTACATATACATTTTTTTCATGTATTTTGTAGATTTTTGAATAAGCCAGTTTTATAAAAGTAAGTTGTGTATTATTTGGAATTTTATTATTCATATAAAGATTTTCAATTATTTCTTTTTTAGAATATAATTCTACTTTATCACGTAACTCTTCAATTTTGTCGGTATGCATTTGACTATATTTAGAAATTTTCATTAAATCATCTGTCTTCTCAAGTGAAATTGTTAATTGAGCTGTATCGTCATAAAATGGAATTTTTTTATATTGTTGAGAAGCTATTAATTCAGCAGTATCTTTTTTGAATACAGAGAAATCAGGAAGATAGACATATTCTAAACCATTTAAAATGATTGTACTATCTTTTAAAAAAGGTTTTAAACTATTTTTAACATTTTTTTCATCAATAAAAAAATTCTTTAAAGGAGTCCCAATTAATAAATTATCCTCAATAGTGTTCACTGTTTTAGGTAAATTTTTCTCATTAGTTAGTTCTTTAAAATTTGTTTGTTCTGCACCTAAATAGTAACCTGTTTGTTTTTTAGTGGAAAGTTTGCCTTTATAAGTGATATTATCTTTTTTCAATCGGTGTTCAATCGTTTCAGTTCGATCAGTTCGAGAAACTTGTGTGCCATTTTTGATGCCTTCATGATAAATACCAAAAAGAAACAAGTCTAAACCTAGAAAAACAACAAAAAAAATCCATTCAATTCGTCTAAAATCCAATTATTTCACCTCTAATTCAGGAAGCTGTCTTATTAGTTTTTGTTCTGAGTACCAGCTTTTGTTATAACAGATATACCATTCAGGCGTAAGATCTACGACTTGTTTGGTTTCCTCAATATTCTGCCAAGTGTAGCCAACAATCATAGAACCAATCTTTTCTTTCTTGGCACCTGCTTTTAATAATTCATCAAATAAATGATACGTATTTTTCAAAACTTCTTCCTCTTCTGAAGGAATTGGAATTTGAATGGTATCTATACTGGTATTAATCATTGTATTTAATTGATTCTCATTTGGCTCATCATGAATCGTCATATTTACCTGACCTTTATTATCTTTACTGAATACAGGAAACCCTTCAATAAAGGTTCGATAGTTAATGGTTGATTGTTGATTATCAAAGTAACGTAAATTTCCCATACTTGTTCCTAAACCTTTAATGTAAGCAAAGCTTTCCGAATAGATATTGTATGTACCATCCTCTTTTATAGGTGATTTCCCGTGAAAAAGAATAGTCCCCAATTCTTCATTAAAAAACAGACTTTCATCGTTGCTAACGTACGAAGCATCCTTACTATTTCCATTGGTATGTATTTCTTTTGGATTATTAAAAAATGCTGTTTGAAAGCGAGCAACCGGTTGAGAACCTAAAATATAGCTATATTTTTTCATCTTGAGCTCTTTTTTAATAAAAAATTGATTATTGATTAATAAACTTTTATCAACGGCCTCTTGATATAAAATTCCTTCTTTATTTAAATTATTCATTAAACGCTCTTTATCTATTGTAAAGGTAGCTTGATAAATTTGCTTTGTATTAAAGTCAAAAAAACGTATTTTGTTTTCATTAAAATCTAGTTGGATACGCGTAAAATAGGCATCTTTCTGATTAAGAATAGCATTATTGGCCATATTTAATCCATAAATTGAAATATATTCCGTTAATGAAAACGGACCTTCATAGCACAATTCAATCCCTTGATCAATAGACAGATATTTCTTAAATTGTTCACTATTTCCATTAACAATTTGTGTTAATTTACTAAATTTTCCTTTTTTTATTTCATTTTGCACATGGGTAATTAAATTGACGTTTTTGGCAATTTTAGCTTCTTTATTTTCTATTTTGACTAACTGTAGAGGTAAAAATGTTTCTGTATGTGTTCGTTCGTTGAATGAAGATAGCAATTGTTGTTCATTTTTTGTCGTTTCCTTTTCCTTTTGAGAAGAACTTAGCCAAATCGCAGCTGATAGATAGATACTTAATAAAATCAATAAAATTAATCCAATACGAATAATAAACATGCTTAATTTTTTCATTCCCACCAATCCTCCTCAAAAGGCTCATAAGGTAAAGAAATATAAAATGTTGATCCCTTTCCTTCTTCACTCTCTACCCAGATAAAACCATTATGTGCTCGGATCACCTCTTTTGAAATAGCAAGCCCGAGACCAGTACCGCCTTGTTTTCTAGCTCTTGCTTTATCCACCCGATAAAAACGATCAAACACCTTAGCGATATCTTTTTTAGGAATGCCTAATCCTTGGTCGGTAACACTAAAAACAGCATTATTATGTGTTTCTAACAGACGGCAAGTAATTTTACCACCATCAGG
The genomic region above belongs to Melissococcus plutonius ATCC 35311 and contains:
- a CDS encoding two-component system regulatory protein YycI is translated as MDFRRIEWIFFVVFLGLDLFLFGIYHEGIKNGTQVSRTDRTETIEHRLKKDNITYKGKLSTKKQTGYYLGAEQTNFKELTNEKNLPKTVNTIEDNLLIGTPLKNFFIDEKNVKNSLKPFLKDSTIILNGLEYVYLPDFSVFKKDTAELIASQQYKKIPFYDDTAQLTISLEKTDDLMKISKYSQMHTDKIEELRDKVELYSKKEIIENLYMNNKIPNNTQLTFIKLAYSKIYKIHEKNVYVPVWFVGIKTSDGNLQVEHINAISNTIITNNSIPKVENH
- a CDS encoding YycH family regulatory protein codes for the protein MKKLSMFIIRIGLILLILLSIYLSAAIWLSSSQKEKETTKNEQQLLSSFNERTHTETFLPLQLVKIENKEAKIAKNVNLITHVQNEIKKGKFSKLTQIVNGNSEQFKKYLSIDQGIELCYEGPFSLTEYISIYGLNMANNAILNQKDAYFTRIQLDFNENKIRFFDFNTKQIYQATFTIDKERLMNNLNKEGILYQEAVDKSLLINNQFFIKKELKMKKYSYILGSQPVARFQTAFFNNPKEIHTNGNSKDASYVSNDESLFFNEELGTILFHGKSPIKEDGTYNIYSESFAYIKGLGTSMGNLRYFDNQQSTINYRTFIEGFPVFSKDNKGQVNMTIHDEPNENQLNTMINTSIDTIQIPIPSEEEEVLKNTYHLFDELLKAGAKKEKIGSMIVGYTWQNIEETKQVVDLTPEWYICYNKSWYSEQKLIRQLPELEVK
- a CDS encoding MBL fold metallo-hydrolase, whose amino-acid sequence is MTSENAFHISILASGSTGNSLFIETKKKKILVDVGLSGKKITNLLAEIGRKPEELDAIFVTHEHRDHIHGLGVMARKYQLDIYANEKTWEAMNPLIGIIPTEQKQLFEMGKVMTFGDMDIESFGVSHDAIAPQFYCFHKENHSFVMLTDTGYCSDHIRGLIRNADAYLMETNHEVEMLRAGPYPWHLKQRILSDKGHLSNEEGALVMADVIGDKTKQIYLGHLSKKNNTKFNARLTMESILKTKDLGVNEDFKIYDTDPEHPTELFTL